In a single window of the Candidatus Eisenbacteria bacterium genome:
- a CDS encoding TolC family protein, translating to MRYRSGIAALVFALSASWVGAAPSSEGERGGVLTLERCVSLARENAPRLRAASAGAEAARARADEASSRRFPSADLGGSYRFTSEVMKKEISIGFGLPPFALAFGDEHQADWNLGIVVPIFTGGELGRIARAEEAEARAAEKTSEAALLDLTRDVRAAFFTAMGRRAGADAAALAVDRLERRVRELDAAIRLGGATAEDRLRAEARLGDARRRMLRAEASRDSAAFELGRLIGQPGLPASPEGDLEESILKGRDLSTDRIAGRPELAAMEKRRERMESLAAAAGGRFLPRVMGDLRAHYGRPGVDVFENDWMEYATASLSLNWTLWDFGGRSAAKRRAEAGVRRADAERREMEDVFVAAHGTAESLLRSSRLEWAEAERRVELSRAIVDLVGRRRAEAEASESEYLDAEDDRAEAEIGLALAYARIRLAETALLWTLGQ from the coding sequence ATGCGGTATCGGTCCGGGATCGCCGCGCTCGTGTTCGCGCTGTCCGCCTCGTGGGTCGGCGCCGCTCCGTCATCGGAAGGGGAGAGGGGGGGCGTTCTGACGCTGGAGCGATGTGTGTCGCTCGCCCGGGAAAACGCTCCCCGCCTCCGGGCGGCCTCCGCCGGAGCGGAGGCGGCGCGGGCGCGGGCCGACGAGGCGTCGTCGCGAAGATTCCCCTCGGCCGACCTGGGCGGCAGTTATCGATTCACCAGTGAAGTGATGAAAAAGGAGATCTCCATCGGCTTCGGTCTCCCTCCCTTCGCGCTCGCTTTCGGCGACGAACATCAGGCGGATTGGAATCTGGGGATCGTCGTTCCGATTTTCACCGGTGGGGAACTGGGGCGGATCGCGCGGGCGGAGGAGGCGGAGGCGCGCGCGGCGGAGAAGACGAGCGAAGCGGCTTTGCTCGATCTGACGAGGGATGTGCGCGCGGCGTTCTTCACCGCCATGGGACGGCGGGCGGGCGCGGATGCGGCGGCGCTCGCCGTCGATCGCCTGGAGAGAAGGGTGAGGGAGTTGGACGCCGCGATACGCCTGGGGGGGGCGACCGCGGAGGACAGGCTCCGCGCGGAGGCGCGTCTCGGCGACGCGCGCCGGCGGATGTTGCGCGCCGAGGCCTCGAGGGACTCGGCGGCATTCGAGCTGGGGCGCCTGATCGGGCAACCCGGTCTTCCCGCATCGCCCGAGGGGGATCTGGAGGAGTCGATCTTGAAAGGTCGCGATCTCTCGACGGATCGGATCGCGGGGAGACCCGAACTGGCGGCGATGGAGAAACGACGGGAGCGGATGGAATCGCTGGCCGCGGCGGCGGGCGGGAGGTTTCTTCCCCGAGTGATGGGTGATCTCCGCGCCCATTACGGCCGGCCGGGCGTGGACGTTTTCGAGAACGACTGGATGGAGTACGCCACCGCCTCCCTCTCGCTGAACTGGACGCTCTGGGATTTCGGCGGGCGGTCCGCCGCCAAACGCCGGGCGGAGGCGGGCGTCCGCCGGGCGGATGCGGAACGGCGCGAGATGGAGGATGTTTTCGTCGCCGCCCACGGGACGGCCGAATCCCTTTTACGCTCGTCGCGGCTCGAGTGGGCCGAGGCGGAACGCCGGGTGGAGCTGAGCCGGGCGATTGTGGATCTCGTCGGCCGTCGCCGGGCGGAGGCCGAGGCTTCGGAGAGCGAGTACCTGGACGCCGAGGACGATCGCGCCGAGGCCGAAATCGGTTTGGCCCTCGCCTACGCCCGGATTCGGCTCGCGGAAACGGCTCTTCTCTGGACGTTGGGCCAATGA
- a CDS encoding TetR/AcrR family transcriptional regulator: protein MEERGEGAGTPERLRGLLEELPEELAPPAPESPAGRILAAARDLAAESGLEGISMRAVAEGAGVNQAMIHYYFGSKEKMIGALVRREILCILRDVVRGLDAAPAGSDLLVSFPLRLLDALRSDRIRLRLVRRVLATHPDRLSRAIHELGRHGLLGSSRILLERIESEREEGSLPGVEPRSVLLFLLSSVYGLVLLEPVARTLIGFHMEDDADWRGYGVDLGFLIGKGLRGGAGREE from the coding sequence ATGGAAGAAAGAGGGGAGGGGGCCGGGACTCCGGAAAGACTCCGCGGACTTCTGGAGGAACTCCCGGAGGAGTTGGCGCCCCCCGCCCCCGAGTCGCCGGCCGGCAGAATCCTCGCCGCGGCGAGGGATCTCGCCGCCGAGTCGGGCTTGGAGGGAATCTCCATGCGGGCGGTCGCGGAGGGGGCCGGCGTCAACCAGGCGATGATTCACTATTATTTCGGTTCCAAAGAGAAGATGATCGGCGCCTTGGTTCGCCGGGAGATCCTCTGCATCTTGCGGGACGTGGTCCGCGGCTTGGACGCCGCCCCGGCGGGATCGGATCTGCTCGTGAGCTTCCCCCTCCGCCTTCTCGACGCGCTCCGCTCGGATCGAATTCGCCTGCGGCTCGTGCGGCGGGTTCTCGCCACCCACCCGGACCGTCTCTCCCGGGCGATCCATGAATTGGGGCGGCACGGCCTGCTCGGATCGAGCCGCATCCTTCTCGAGCGGATCGAGAGCGAGCGGGAGGAGGGGAGTCTCCCCGGCGTGGAACCCCGTTCGGTTCTGCTTTTTTTGCTCTCTTCGGTGTACGGGCTGGTCCTGTTGGAACCGGTGGCGCGGACACTCATCGGCTTTCACATGGAGGACGACGCCGACTGGCGCGGTTACGGCGTCGATCTCGGCTTCCTGATCGGGAAGGGCCTCCGGGGCGGGGCCGGAAGGGAGGAGTGA
- a CDS encoding efflux RND transporter periplasmic adaptor subunit, which translates to MRRTKGAGRSGAFPRGAAALIVLVVAAGCMGDEKPRPAGTFEAATVDVAPVQSGRTLLVAAEEGERIAAGDTLILLDTDLIGLRRTEAEAGRAGLRAQRAAGAAEIDQAERSLAHLETTRERAGKLRDAGTATDQRVDDLTAERDMARSRLAAARARVEAIDAEGKRLDAALAVFDRQIRDGVIVSPVSGTVLARALEPGEVAVAGRTALRVADLSEMELRIYLEAIDLDRVRVGDELPVLADALPGERLVGRVSWISDEAEFTPKNAQTRNARAQLVYAVKLRVPNPEGRLHVGMAAEVRIP; encoded by the coding sequence ATGAGAAGAACAAAGGGAGCGGGGAGGAGCGGTGCGTTTCCCCGAGGCGCGGCGGCGCTGATCGTGCTGGTCGTGGCGGCCGGATGCATGGGCGACGAAAAGCCCCGCCCCGCCGGCACCTTCGAGGCGGCAACGGTCGACGTGGCGCCCGTCCAGAGCGGCCGAACGCTTCTCGTGGCCGCCGAAGAGGGGGAACGGATCGCCGCGGGGGATACGTTGATCCTTTTAGACACGGATCTGATCGGGCTCCGCCGGACCGAGGCCGAAGCGGGACGCGCGGGCCTCCGGGCTCAGCGCGCCGCCGGGGCGGCCGAAATCGACCAGGCGGAGAGGAGCCTGGCGCATCTGGAGACCACGCGGGAGAGGGCTGGAAAGCTGCGCGACGCGGGAACCGCCACGGACCAACGGGTGGATGACCTTACCGCCGAACGGGACATGGCGCGGAGCCGTCTCGCGGCGGCGCGGGCGCGCGTCGAGGCGATCGACGCCGAAGGGAAACGATTGGACGCGGCGCTTGCCGTTTTCGACCGGCAGATCCGGGACGGCGTCATCGTTTCTCCCGTGTCCGGCACGGTGTTGGCGCGCGCCCTCGAGCCGGGGGAGGTGGCCGTCGCCGGCCGCACCGCCCTCCGCGTGGCCGACCTCTCGGAGATGGAGCTACGGATTTATCTGGAAGCGATCGACCTGGATCGGGTGCGCGTGGGCGACGAACTCCCGGTCCTGGCGGACGCGCTCCCCGGCGAACGGCTCGTCGGAAGGGTGAGTTGGATCAGCGACGAAGCGGAGTTCACGCCCAAGAACGCCCAAACCCGAAACGCCCGCGCCCAGCTTGTCTACGCGGTCAAACTGCGGGTTCCCAATCCGGAGGGGCGTCTTCACGTGGGGATGGCGGCGGAGGTGAGAATTCCTTGA